The Pseudomonas oryzicola genomic sequence ACTGCTCGAGTTTCATCGTTTCGAGCCTCGCGAAGTAGTTCGCTTCGGAAGAATAAGTATCCGGTAAGAGTCAGCCCATAAACTGCTGCAATTACCTGGGCGGATGTCGAATACAAGTACATGATTTGATTTTCGTTGAGTTCGAACCATGCGTTACTAGTCGCCACAATGGTTGACAGAGTGCTTATCGTAATCAACGCCGTGGCGGTGAATAATGCAACGGCAGTGCTAGATATTGAATGTAAACGCATATACCTCATCCCTAATTCGGTTTCCTGCTTTGCAGGCGTAAGCCTGAGCCTAGCACTCCGAAATTTCGCTGAAAAGGCATTATGCCATCATCGACCCTCGTTGCTAAGGGGTTGTGATGCGCTTTTAAGTCGTTAGGTGCTTAGAGATCCGGACTCTGTTTGCAGAATATTCTGATTTCCTGTTCATCTCGGCTTAATCTTGTTCTAACCCTATCGAGGAATAAAGGGTAAACGATGCAATTCTCAAAGCAGTCCCAAGACTGACCGCGAAGGTGGTTTCTATCATGTGCATTTACTGCGAGGCATCAGGGTAAGGTAAGGCTCGCAGCGCTCCCCCGCAGAGATGATGGCGCAGTCGATAGCTTAAGATCGGCGCTCAGCAAGGCCAATGAAAACACTAGGGCGGTACTCCGATTCTGAATCACACCATCTTGGGGTCATTCGATTGTCTGCTATGGGTCGACTCCTGCTGGTCAAGACGTACCCGTGCGCTTGTCACATCCGATGCAAATGGCTGGTCAAGTCGAATGCAAACAGGTGGTCAAATCAGTGCAATTAACCAACTTAGTCTATTGTTCTGACCATTGGCGATTTTTTACGTATGTCCAACCCTCAACCCCACGTGCGAGTGTGAAGCCTCGAGCCCCAATCTCAATTAATAGACGTCTACATTCTTCAGGCTCGGCACCTGTGACTCTAGAGAGAGTCTCAAGTGAGCGTCCCTCTGGAAACTTGGAGTTCTCAAGCATTTGTCTTAGCAGGTTTTTTCTTAGATTGTCTAGGGAGTTAGCTCTGCGATTTTGATACCAATGGAATAAAAGGTTTCCCGCTATTGAAAGAATAGAGCCAACTACTACCCCAATAAAGCCAATAAGTGCAGCCCAGAACTGTGCGTCGCTTGCCATTTTTAGTGCAAGTTCTTGTGCGATTTGTTGGTCGAGCATACTCATTGATCCTTGTTTTTTGCATAGATATGGCCGAATATAGGCGAAAAGCCATCATATCGTCTATCCCTTGGATAGTCGCTGTACTTTTTGATCTGTCGCATGCCAACTACAATCCGGTCGCCGATGAAGTCCTTAATCTATTGGGCTGCTCTGCTTGGTAAAAAAGACAGCAAGGTAAAGGGCCGCATCTGGCCGACTCCGGCCTGACTCGACAGAATCAGAGCGGCCGATTCGCAAGCACTGGCAACTGTTCCAAGCGCTCAGGTAAGTCCATCTGGGCGCTGATTACTTCTCCCAACCAGGAAAAGGGCAACCTACAAAACCTACAGAACTTAGTTTCGTAGGTTCTGTAGGCTGCCCTATCTGCCTTTTGGTAAACAGGTTGGGTCGAGGTTACCTTTTTCGCCAGATGTAGCGTGTGGATGGGCGGCCACCTTTTTCTCCGGCCACCTCGTAGCCAATGATTAAGTCGTGCTCAGCCAGAACAGCGAGTGCTTTGTTCACAGCGTCCTGAGAGCCCAATCCCATCCAGTCTTTCTGGCGCACCTCGCGTGTGGTAAACGGTTCGTGTAATTTCTGTTTACGCTCTAGGATCAACCTGGCACCGAGTAGTGGGGCGTTGATAGCTGCGCCGTAGAGTCGCAAGGCATGGCTCATCAGGTAGCTCGCCCAGTTAATGGCGCGGGACGTGGACTCTGTGCCCACGGCTCTCTGTCCACCATCGACCAGTTCGAACAGTAGGGCCAACCCCGCAATGGTCTGCGGCATTTTTAGATAATGGGATTGCAATGCTGGGTGAAGTTCTTCGCTCCGGCTTTGTCGCATATGACGCGTATACCAGGCGTTAAATATTTCCTGTGCTTCTGGGCTGAACCTGAGAGCAGCACGAGGCTCGGATGGGAGCTGGTCGAGGTGGTTAATAATCTGTTCCACCTGCTTAGCGGCAGCTTGGTTCGGCCAGCGATCGATCAGACGCCACTCACGGATGTCGTCGGGATAGACGGCGAGCTGTAGGCGCTGAATCAGGCCGTCATCCACTTCGCCGCTGATCGCGGCGTTCACGAGGGATGCGATTCGTGAGGGTTGAATTCCGCCTATCAGCGATAAACAACATGACTCGATGAACAGGGTGCCTCGGCCAATACGATCGTAGGTAAATGAGCCGTTGCCATCGAAGCACTCCAAGTAGAAAGCGCGTGCCACTGAGCCGTCCTCACTCTGTATTGTTGCGAGCCAGCCCCCGAGCTCGTCACGTACTAGCAGCAGGCCGTTTGGGTTCTCGTTGAGCAGCTCACCGAGCTTTTCTACCGTTGAGTCGTTGACGGTGTAACGACGCTGCACTGGAGGCAGCACATCACTCGAAACCTTGGTGAGTTCCGCCCGCGCTCCAAGTTTGTCACCGCTGCTTACAAGTTTCGTCGCCTTGCTCTTAGCAGCCTTGCGCTCGATGTCGAGCAGCTCAGTGTTGGTCCTGTACTCCTCCAACGCCATGGAGTGCTGATTTCGCTCTCTTGTCTCCAATGCGTCCAAGGGACGAAGCGCTTGCTTGAGCGCTGGTGTTTTCATCGCAGACGGCCGTCCAATGATGACCCCCCATTGGTTGGGAACGACTGTCCAGTCATCATGTTGCTTTGGGTGGATGGTGAATTTGCGTCCGACTACGGCGCTTACAGCAACCACAAGCGTGACCCCAACAAAATCCGGTGGGCACTGAGTGCGCTCGGCGACATCCCGCACGTATTCTTGAAGAACAGCAGGCAGTAGCTCTCCACGCCAGGGCATAACCCTGGCCAATCCGCTCGGCAGTGGCTTTGGCACGATGCTTGGATTCAGATAAGAGGCACGTGCTGCCTCGGGCATTTCCGCCAAGAACGACGGTAGCTGCTCGTGTGTGGTCATTGCTCATCTCTCTCAGAGAGAGCCCGAGTGACTCCATCACGCTCGCTGATCTTGCTCTCCAGCCAGGCTTCCACCTCCGCGACGACGAAGTAAACGCCAGCCTGTTTGCTCGGGCCAAACTTGATGGGGCGAGGGAAGCTGGGGTCGCTTTCGCGCAGCTTCTCGAGGCCAGAGCGGCTCTTGTCAAAGCAGTGCTGCAGCGAGGCGTGACTGATCAGGTACTTCTTGGGGGCATGTGTCGGCATGTGTGGGTCTCTGTGTGTAAGCCGACACAGATTTAATACCCCTGCCAGACCGCTGTGGCTCGATTTCAAACCGAAAAATCGTCGGAAAACGCAGTGACGGTTGATGCGATGGGGGGCTTAGCCGCAGATGTGGAATTGGCCAGGAAGGCTGTCATAAAGCTGGCATTACCGAGCCAAAACAACCCATTTAGGCACAAAAAAGGCACTTGCGAAATTCGCTAAGTGCCTGTTTTGTAAGGATTATTTGGTGGAGCCGGGGGGATTTGAACCCCCGTCCGCCAGTACTCCGCTGTCGGTACTACATGCTTAGCCGTGTCTACTGAGTTAATCCGCAGCCGCCCGACGGGCAGGGTGCTTTGGACGAGTTGGGTAAGTTTTAGTCGCTTTGCCCCCAACGTGCTACACGACGATCCTGTTCTGTATGACAATCATTTCGGGTTTACAGGCATCCCCTGATGATTGCTGGAGCCGAAGCTACCAGGAGAGCGGGCTCAGCTGCTTACGCAGCGAGAGCGTAACCCTCGTAGTTTTCGTCATTGGCAACTATAGAAAGTTGCAACAGTGGATTTACGAGTTCTGTTACCAACTCGGCATGCACCTAGAGTTTCGCTACCGGCGTCGAATCCTAATCGGCCCCACACTAGCTCTAAGCTAACGCACCTTACGGCACGTGAGGCAGAGTATACGCCATTGTGCGGGCGACGTCGACAGCAGGTCCCGTCGCCCGCGCCTGGCGTCACGAGCCGCTGTTGCTGTCGCTGCCTTTTTCGGTCTTGTCCAGGCGCTCCAGCACCTTGCTGGTGATAGCGATGCATTCCTTGGTGTCGCCTGCGGCCTGGGCGGCCTTGGCCTTGTCGACGTGCTCGGTGATGGCCTTGTCCAGGCCCTCGGAGGTGGCGCCGAGGGTGGCCATGTTGTCGTCGATTTTCTGCAGGTTGGTGGCGCAGAGGTCTTCGGCGGCGAACACCGGTGAAGCCAGCAGGGTGGCGGCCGCGAACAGGGCCGAAAGCGCGGTACCTTTCATGGGAGTCTCCTCTGGGGCCTCTGGAAGGTGGGCCTGTAAGGTGGACTGCGGGGGATTGGCGGGGGTTCAATCGGGAAAGTGGCGGTGCTGGGGATGGCACCGGCGTGCCGGTGTTCGCGGCTGAAGCCGCGCCTGCAAGCACAGCCTGGGCCCAAAGCCGGAGCAGTATCTGTGGGAGCGGGTGTGCCCGCTCCCACCTGGATGGTATCTGCCGTCAGCTGCTGCGCGGGCGGGTGACGCGGTCTACCAGGTAGACCAGGCCGTGGTAGTCGATACCGCTGTGGCTGGACAGCCCGATCTCGCAGGTGCGGCTGGTGGAGATGCCTTCGCTGCAATACTGCACCGCGTCCTTGAGGCTGCGCAGCGAGTGGGCGTTGAGTTCGGGGGTGGTGAAGCCTTTGTCACCGGCAAAGCCGCAGCAATGAATGCCTTCCGGGATCACCACTTGCGTGCTGCAACGCCGTGCCAGGTCGATCAGCGCCTGGCTTTCACCCAGGTGCTGGGTACTGCAGGTCACGTGCACGGCCACGGGCTCGTCCTGAGGGGTGAACTCCAGGCGGTCGAGCAGATGGGTGCGGATGAAGCGCACCGGGTCGTACAGGTCCAGCCGGCTTTCGCCCAGGTCCTGGACCAGGCGCAGAGTGCACGGGCTGGTGTCGCAGTAGATCGGGTCGAGGCCTCCGCGGCTGGCGTGCAGCAGCGCA encodes the following:
- a CDS encoding YfjI family protein, producing the protein MTTHEQLPSFLAEMPEAARASYLNPSIVPKPLPSGLARVMPWRGELLPAVLQEYVRDVAERTQCPPDFVGVTLVVAVSAVVGRKFTIHPKQHDDWTVVPNQWGVIIGRPSAMKTPALKQALRPLDALETRERNQHSMALEEYRTNTELLDIERKAAKSKATKLVSSGDKLGARAELTKVSSDVLPPVQRRYTVNDSTVEKLGELLNENPNGLLLVRDELGGWLATIQSEDGSVARAFYLECFDGNGSFTYDRIGRGTLFIESCCLSLIGGIQPSRIASLVNAAISGEVDDGLIQRLQLAVYPDDIREWRLIDRWPNQAAAKQVEQIINHLDQLPSEPRAALRFSPEAQEIFNAWYTRHMRQSRSEELHPALQSHYLKMPQTIAGLALLFELVDGGQRAVGTESTSRAINWASYLMSHALRLYGAAINAPLLGARLILERKQKLHEPFTTREVRQKDWMGLGSQDAVNKALAVLAEHDLIIGYEVAGEKGGRPSTRYIWRKR
- a CDS encoding helix-turn-helix transcriptional regulator yields the protein MPTHAPKKYLISHASLQHCFDKSRSGLEKLRESDPSFPRPIKFGPSKQAGVYFVVAEVEAWLESKISERDGVTRALSERDEQ